One part of the Crocosphaera sp. UHCC 0190 genome encodes these proteins:
- a CDS encoding ATP-dependent Clp protease ATP-binding subunit yields MFENFTDKAIKTIMLAQEEAHRAGQNLVGTEHILLGLIGSGNSVASRVLQEFGLKLTQTRQTIQTLRGTGVGFASETIPFTPTVKQILEKAWQIARKDHHYVTPEHILLVLLSDPNTVGVKVLIYEGIDITALRTTLIKNLGEQQPVAATPRKNPSPFDNFSGSKPTLEQFGTNLSQKAREGKLDPVVGRTKEIERVTQILGRRTKSNPVLVGEPGVGKTAIAEGLAQRIIEGDIPEILQDKEVIALDMGLLVAGTRFRGEFEERLKSIVNQVKEAGNIILVIDELHTLVGAGNMGGAMDASNLLKPALARGELQCLGATTLDEYRQYIEKDAALERRFQPVMVGEPSVEETIEILQGLKKEYEAHHHVKFSHKALEAAAYLGDRYISDRFLPDKAIDLMDEAGSRIHLRHSLQNKVQSSVEGEQETPMINPDSLVPVVDEEDIAQIVASWTGIPVNKLSETDSESLMYLEDNLHQRIVGQDEGVKAVSRAIRRARIGLKNPKRPIASFIFAGPTGVGKTELTKALAQFLFGTNDALIRLDMSEYMEPHTVSKLIGSAPGFIGYEEGGQLTEAVRRKPYSVVLFDEIEKAHPDVFNLLLQLLEDGRLTDSKGRKVDFRNTLIIMTSNVGSKMIEKGGYNLGFETESNDDNLHYKRIREAVNEELKQYFRPEFLNRLDEIIVFRQLTKSEVTQIADILLAKVAQQLQEQRQISLQVTEGFKQLIVNEGYDPSYGARPLRRAIMRRLEDSLAESILGGQVKDGDQIIVDVDEQNKIIVQSVLQPALVSVMG; encoded by the coding sequence ATGTTTGAAAACTTTACGGACAAAGCCATTAAAACCATTATGCTTGCTCAAGAGGAAGCTCACCGTGCGGGGCAGAATCTGGTGGGAACGGAACATATTTTATTAGGCTTGATAGGATCAGGTAATTCAGTCGCGTCTAGAGTCTTACAAGAGTTTGGACTGAAGCTGACACAAACGCGACAAACGATCCAAACACTGAGAGGAACAGGAGTCGGTTTTGCATCAGAGACGATCCCTTTTACGCCGACGGTTAAGCAAATTCTCGAAAAAGCCTGGCAAATTGCCCGTAAAGACCATCATTATGTCACTCCAGAACATATTCTGCTGGTGTTACTCTCCGATCCGAATACGGTTGGGGTTAAAGTTTTGATCTATGAGGGTATTGATATTACAGCACTACGCACCACTTTAATTAAAAATTTAGGAGAACAGCAACCCGTTGCGGCGACCCCTAGGAAAAATCCCTCCCCATTTGACAATTTTTCGGGCAGTAAACCGACTTTAGAGCAGTTTGGGACAAATTTAAGCCAAAAAGCCAGAGAAGGGAAACTTGACCCCGTTGTGGGACGAACAAAAGAAATTGAAAGAGTGACGCAAATTTTAGGTCGTCGCACAAAGAGTAACCCGGTATTAGTGGGAGAGCCAGGGGTGGGCAAAACGGCGATCGCTGAGGGACTGGCCCAAAGAATCATTGAAGGGGACATTCCTGAAATTTTACAGGACAAGGAAGTGATTGCCCTAGATATGGGTTTATTAGTGGCAGGAACTCGCTTTCGAGGAGAATTTGAGGAAAGACTCAAATCCATTGTTAATCAAGTTAAGGAAGCGGGCAATATTATCCTGGTGATTGATGAATTACACACCTTAGTCGGTGCGGGAAACATGGGTGGGGCCATGGACGCATCTAACCTACTAAAACCTGCATTAGCGAGGGGAGAATTACAATGTTTAGGTGCAACAACCTTAGATGAATATCGTCAGTATATTGAAAAAGATGCTGCCCTAGAAAGACGGTTTCAACCTGTGATGGTGGGAGAACCTTCTGTTGAGGAAACTATCGAAATTCTTCAAGGTTTAAAGAAGGAATATGAAGCCCATCATCATGTTAAATTCTCTCACAAAGCATTAGAAGCAGCAGCCTATTTAGGGGATCGTTATATTAGCGATCGCTTTTTACCTGATAAGGCCATTGATCTGATGGATGAAGCGGGATCTCGTATTCATTTACGTCATTCTTTACAAAACAAAGTTCAATCTTCTGTTGAAGGGGAACAGGAAACCCCAATGATTAATCCTGATTCTTTAGTTCCGGTGGTGGATGAAGAAGATATCGCTCAAATTGTGGCATCTTGGACAGGTATTCCCGTTAATAAATTGAGCGAAACTGATTCAGAGTCTTTAATGTATTTAGAGGATAATTTACATCAGCGAATTGTCGGGCAAGATGAGGGAGTAAAAGCGGTTTCTCGTGCCATTCGTCGGGCCAGAATTGGCTTAAAAAATCCTAAACGTCCCATTGCGAGTTTTATTTTTGCGGGGCCAACTGGGGTAGGAAAAACGGAATTAACCAAAGCGTTAGCTCAGTTTTTATTTGGAACTAATGATGCTCTGATTCGTTTAGATATGTCTGAATACATGGAACCTCATACGGTATCTAAATTAATTGGCTCTGCTCCTGGTTTTATTGGGTATGAGGAAGGGGGACAATTAACGGAAGCAGTGCGTCGTAAACCCTACAGTGTGGTGTTATTTGATGAGATTGAAAAAGCCCATCCTGATGTGTTTAATTTGCTGCTGCAATTGCTGGAAGATGGACGTTTAACAGATAGTAAAGGACGCAAGGTAGACTTCAGAAATACCCTAATTATCATGACTTCTAATGTGGGATCAAAAATGATTGAGAAAGGGGGTTATAATTTAGGTTTTGAAACGGAAAGCAATGATGATAACCTTCATTATAAGCGAATTCGTGAGGCGGTTAATGAAGAATTAAAACAATATTTTCGTCCTGAGTTTCTCAACCGTTTAGATGAAATTATTGTCTTCCGTCAACTTACTAAATCTGAAGTAACACAAATTGCCGATATTTTGTTAGCAAAAGTGGCTCAACAATTGCAGGAACAACGTCAAATTAGCTTACAAGTAACAGAGGGATTTAAGCAACTTATTGTCAATGAAGGTTATGATCCTAGTTATGGTGCAAGGCCATTACGTCGTGCCATTATGAGACGGTTAGAAGATAGTTTAGCTGAGTCAATTTTAGGGGGACAAGTGAAGGATGGTGATCAGATTATAGTTGATGTTGATGAACAAAATAAGATTATTGTTCAATCAGTTTTACAACCTGCTTTAGTCTCTGTTATGGGCTAA
- a CDS encoding cupin domain-containing protein, with translation MKLTIFSQLPIEFSNHNHSIQKKVMLKPGDIPTLTNFSQATFTPGQKTIPHLHETMYEVFFVESGEGIIRINEVDYPLLKGNCITVEPGEVHELMNRGSTDLILTYFGIVSE, from the coding sequence ATGAAATTAACGATATTTTCTCAACTTCCTATTGAGTTTAGTAATCATAATCACTCTATTCAAAAAAAGGTGATGTTAAAACCTGGTGACATTCCTACTTTAACTAACTTTTCTCAAGCCACATTCACCCCTGGGCAGAAAACAATTCCTCATCTTCATGAAACCATGTATGAAGTCTTTTTTGTTGAATCTGGAGAAGGAATAATTCGGATCAATGAGGTAGACTATCCCCTACTAAAAGGCAATTGTATTACAGTTGAACCAGGAGAAGTTCATGAATTAATGAATAGGGGATCAACGGACTTGATTTTAACTTATTTTGGAATCGTTTCTGAATAG
- a CDS encoding DsrE family protein: MNKATLSFLLMDGPFEQARTTTAFRIIEAALDQGNDVKVFAYEGGVSLAFAHQKPHANSVHGRTFEEENHPLTKDWIAALFAKAKAKGCQLEWVNCGLCVDERGVNDAVEGCLRGAPKDFWKWSKEANGTLVIGTK; encoded by the coding sequence ATGAATAAAGCAACCTTAAGTTTTTTATTAATGGATGGCCCCTTTGAACAAGCAAGAACAACCACTGCATTTCGTATTATTGAGGCAGCATTAGACCAAGGGAATGATGTTAAAGTGTTTGCCTATGAAGGGGGAGTTTCCTTAGCATTTGCCCATCAAAAACCCCATGCAAATAGTGTTCATGGTCGCACTTTTGAAGAAGAAAATCACCCTTTGACCAAAGATTGGATCGCAGCACTTTTTGCTAAAGCTAAAGCCAAAGGCTGTCAATTAGAATGGGTTAACTGTGGTCTTTGTGTGGATGAAAGAGGGGTAAATGATGCGGTTGAAGGCTGTCTTAGAGGTGCGCCCAAAGATTTCTGGAAATGGTCAAAAGAAGCCAATGGAACTTTAGTAATTGGAACAAAATAA
- a CDS encoding DsrE family protein — MAKYFLIESQSPFESTEVNNNYQLAADLAASGNEVTLLLIENGVLAARSFVAAQGLTNLNKVTLLADKFSLDERGIDSSELASNIEVSSVTSIVNAMSQGQKMMWL, encoded by the coding sequence ATGGCTAAATATTTCTTAATTGAATCACAAAGTCCTTTCGAGTCGACCGAGGTCAATAATAATTATCAACTGGCCGCTGATTTGGCTGCATCTGGTAATGAAGTTACCTTGCTTCTCATAGAAAACGGTGTATTAGCTGCCCGTTCTTTTGTTGCTGCTCAGGGTTTAACAAATCTTAATAAAGTAACACTGTTAGCTGATAAATTTTCTCTAGATGAAAGAGGAATCGATTCATCAGAATTGGCATCTAACATTGAAGTTTCTAGCGTTACATCTATCGTTAATGCTATGAGTCAAGGTCAAAAAATGATGTGGTTATAA
- a CDS encoding DUF6888 family protein, whose translation MYYYLTYRVFQAIHLICIDQRTKNLFILGGDQEDIEIEVTPIGEVI comes from the coding sequence ATCTATTATTATTTAACTTATCGTGTGTTTCAAGCCATTCATCTTATTTGTATTGATCAAAGAACAAAAAATTTGTTCATTTTAGGAGGAGATCAAGAAGATATTGAAATAGAAGTTACACCCATTGGGGAGGTTATTTAA
- a CDS encoding DUF6887 family protein has protein sequence MSEINYATMSDEALREYFLKHRDDESAFQAYLERRRSKPRQVITKVGDPDFDLKIERAIEQKLQARKNSNS, from the coding sequence ATGAGTGAAATTAATTATGCTACGATGTCTGATGAAGCGTTAAGAGAATATTTTCTCAAGCATCGGGATGATGAGTCAGCGTTTCAAGCTTATTTAGAAAGACGCAGAAGTAAACCTAGACAGGTAATTACAAAAGTAGGTGATCCTGATTTTGATCTTAAGATAGAAAGGGCAATTGAGCAAAAATTACAAGCTCGTAAAAATTCTAATTCATAA
- the vapC gene encoding type II toxin-antitoxin system tRNA(fMet)-specific endonuclease VapC, producing the protein MLDTNICIYIIKKRPSTVLTRFQTISSEDLYISVMTVAELQYGVEKSNAKNKNQEILDDFISRLQVLPWEETAVQYYSKIRNYLEAKGTPIGNMDMLIAAHCQTENYILITNNIREFERIPDLKVENWM; encoded by the coding sequence ATGTTAGATACTAATATTTGTATTTATATTATTAAAAAGCGTCCATCCACAGTATTGACTCGTTTTCAAACTATTTCTTCTGAAGATTTGTATATTTCTGTAATGACTGTAGCTGAATTACAATATGGTGTAGAAAAATCTAATGCTAAAAATAAGAATCAAGAGATTTTAGATGATTTTATCTCACGCTTGCAAGTTTTACCATGGGAAGAAACAGCCGTACAATACTACAGCAAAATTCGTAATTATTTAGAAGCAAAAGGTACTCCTATTGGTAATATGGATATGTTGATTGCAGCACATTGTCAAACTGAAAATTACATATTAATTACTAATAATATTCGTGAGTTTGAAAGAATTCCTGATTTAAAAGTAGAAAACTGGATGTAG
- the vapB gene encoding type II toxin-antitoxin system antitoxin VapB, with translation MKRKTAKLFMNGRSQAVRLPQEFRFEGKEVYIQREGNRVILYPKSSSWQDFFDKTPLPSEDFMEERIDLPPQNREELF, from the coding sequence ATGAAACGAAAAACTGCTAAACTCTTTATGAATGGTCGTAGTCAAGCTGTAAGACTTCCTCAAGAATTCCGCTTTGAAGGCAAAGAAGTCTATATTCAAAGAGAAGGAAACAGAGTCATCCTTTATCCTAAGTCTAGTTCTTGGCAAGACTTTTTTGACAAAACCCCTTTACCCTCAGAAGATTTTATGGAAGAAAGAATTGATTTACCTCCTCAAAATAGAGAGGAATTATTCTAA
- a CDS encoding type II toxin-antitoxin system RelE/ParE family toxin, which produces MDYQVIFSPKAVNDLEKIVRYIAINNPEAAKKIGKQLLSKAKELSQFPLRGQIVPEFNDPNLRQLILKPYRIIYRVEQSKKQISIARFWHSSRESLEL; this is translated from the coding sequence ATGGACTACCAAGTAATTTTTTCCCCCAAAGCAGTTAATGATTTAGAAAAAATTGTTAGGTATATTGCTATCAATAATCCTGAAGCAGCAAAAAAAATAGGTAAGCAATTACTCAGTAAAGCTAAAGAATTAAGCCAATTTCCATTAAGAGGTCAAATAGTACCTGAATTTAATGATCCTAACCTACGTCAATTAATTCTTAAACCTTATCGCATTATTTACCGAGTTGAACAATCTAAAAAACAGATTAGCATAGCTAGATTTTGGCACTCATCAAGAGAAAGTTTAGAATTATGA
- a CDS encoding DUF6888 family protein: protein MKSVELCQSFSDLHQDIVLFRFDDVKGEICILAGQDIEVIIYPNGSWEFLPNET from the coding sequence ATTAAATCGGTTGAACTTTGTCAAAGTTTCTCTGATCTTCATCAAGATATTGTTTTATTTCGTTTTGATGATGTTAAAGGGGAGATTTGTATTTTGGCAGGACAAGATATCGAAGTTATTATTTATCCTAATGGAAGTTGGGAGTTTTTACCAAATGAAACCTAA
- a CDS encoding DUF6887 family protein — protein MEVGSFYQMKPNFDTMNKAQLRAYVLQNKEDKEALRALMSRRDPNSIKYNFPNTEEGREQIKSVIKQKIEGNLENFSNQ, from the coding sequence ATGGAAGTTGGGAGTTTTTACCAAATGAAACCTAATTTTGACACAATGAATAAAGCACAATTGAGAGCATATGTGTTACAAAATAAAGAAGATAAGGAAGCTTTACGCGCTTTAATGAGTCGTCGTGATCCTAATTCAATTAAGTATAATTTCCCTAATACAGAAGAAGGAAGGGAACAAATAAAATCAGTAATTAAGCAGAAAATTGAGGGTAATCTAGAAAATTTTAGTAATCAATAA
- a CDS encoding phage Gp37/Gp68 family protein, translating to MSSSNTGIEWTDKTWNPSTGCSKVSPGCLYCYAEALTERFPNSFSEGFKLTLHPERLEQPKHWRTPSRIFVNSMSDLFHEEVPLSYLQDVFAVMKETPWHIYQILTKRDQRLLELAPKLDWSDNIWMGVSVESQKYTNRIDALRQVPAKVRFLSCEPLLGPLQLNLTDIHWVIVGGESGFKHRPMEAEWVESILEQTQEAEVAFFFKQWGGRYSKAGGRIFNDKTWDQMPITWNEHLMRWKHKFSNQGKFMKLKEKFSLSTH from the coding sequence ATGTCAAGTAGCAACACTGGTATCGAATGGACTGATAAAACCTGGAATCCCTCAACTGGATGCAGTAAGGTGAGTCCTGGTTGTCTTTACTGTTACGCTGAAGCATTAACTGAGCGTTTTCCTAACAGTTTTTCAGAAGGCTTTAAATTAACGCTTCACCCAGAAAGACTTGAACAACCGAAGCATTGGCGTACTCCTAGTCGAATTTTTGTTAACTCTATGAGTGATCTTTTTCATGAAGAAGTACCTCTAAGTTATCTTCAAGATGTTTTTGCGGTAATGAAAGAAACTCCTTGGCATATTTATCAAATTTTGACTAAGCGTGATCAGCGTCTTTTAGAATTAGCTCCTAAGTTAGATTGGTCTGATAATATTTGGATGGGTGTATCTGTAGAGAGTCAAAAATATACAAATAGAATTGATGCTTTACGACAAGTACCAGCTAAAGTGCGTTTTCTGTCTTGCGAACCCCTTTTAGGACCACTACAATTAAATTTAACGGATATTCACTGGGTTATTGTTGGGGGTGAATCTGGTTTTAAACATCGCCCAATGGAAGCAGAATGGGTTGAGTCTATTTTAGAGCAAACACAAGAAGCAGAGGTTGCTTTCTTTTTTAAACAATGGGGAGGAAGGTATTCTAAAGCTGGTGGAAGAATTTTTAATGACAAAACTTGGGATCAAATGCCTATTACTTGGAATGAACATTTAATGCGGTGGAAACACAAATTTTCTAATCAGGGTAAATTCATGAAATTGAAAGAAAAGTTTTCACTTTCTACGCATTAA
- a CDS encoding three-Cys-motif partner protein TcmP produces MSRFGSDGEDIIGKWSEDKLDLLAKYLQSYSWIMNREKEKWLKGYYYIDAFAGSVRPRAKGEDDEQRYIEGSPLRALRTEPKFGGYWFIDVSSKRIERIQRLKEDFPDCNIEVYQGNCNEILGDQLIPKFNSSSKRAFIFLDPYGLSIDWETIKKLANTKKCDIFVNFSIMGVTRILPKDKKPNPEHIELLNRIMGNTDWIEEVYKPQSSIQLNLFYDQNEETSSLKRGPINAEWLANLYTEQLRAIFEYVSQPVLIKNSTNSVLYALCLASHNKTAVKITNQIFKRYEKLK; encoded by the coding sequence ATGAGTCGGTTTGGTAGTGACGGGGAAGATATTATCGGAAAATGGTCGGAAGATAAACTTGATTTATTAGCAAAATATCTTCAGTCTTATTCTTGGATAATGAATAGAGAAAAAGAAAAATGGCTTAAAGGTTACTATTATATTGATGCGTTTGCTGGTTCTGTTAGACCAAGAGCAAAAGGTGAAGATGATGAACAAAGATATATTGAAGGTTCTCCTTTGCGTGCTTTACGAACAGAACCTAAGTTTGGTGGATATTGGTTTATTGACGTTTCATCCAAGCGGATAGAACGCATACAGAGACTTAAAGAAGACTTCCCAGATTGTAATATTGAAGTCTATCAAGGAAACTGTAATGAAATTTTAGGTGATCAATTAATACCTAAATTTAATTCTAGTTCAAAAAGAGCGTTTATTTTTTTAGATCCTTATGGATTATCAATTGATTGGGAAACAATAAAAAAGTTAGCTAATACAAAAAAATGTGACATTTTTGTTAATTTTTCTATAATGGGTGTAACAAGAATACTCCCTAAAGATAAAAAACCTAACCCAGAACACATTGAACTTTTAAATAGAATAATGGGTAATACTGATTGGATTGAAGAAGTTTATAAACCACAGTCTTCTATTCAGTTAAACTTATTTTATGATCAAAATGAGGAAACATCTTCTCTAAAACGTGGACCAATTAACGCTGAATGGCTGGCTAATTTATATACTGAACAACTAAGAGCAATTTTTGAATATGTTAGTCAACCAGTTCTTATCAAAAATTCGACTAATTCTGTCCTCTATGCGTTATGTTTAGCTAGTCATAATAAAACAGCAGTTAAGATTACTAATCAAATATTTAAACGTTACGAGAAATTAAAATAA
- a CDS encoding site-specific DNA-methyltransferase: MTLSHLFFTALGINPKEIKEIKKLSSQTGISVNELKYYDENNIVPSGHNLEKICKIKEINPLYLKLFMGIIDQETIIGIQNNAAQIYNLIKDQIEVTKIRDIKPQLRLTTDYGNLYQGDCLDLMFHTQSDSVDLIFADPPFNLSKIYPSKINDQLIDKDYLSWCETWLKDCIRILKPGGSLFVWNLPKWNTHLSYFLNQYLTFRHWITVDIKYSFPIAGRLYPSHYSLLYYCKGDKPKTFHADRLPLELCSNCYQELRDYGGYKHKLNPQGINLTDVWYDIPPVRHHKYKNRQGANELSIKLLDRIIEMASDEGDTIFDPFGGAGTTYIVAEMKHRKWLGIEIGPIDDILNRFERIDQEKEYLQKIRDNYNCLFNHKNLQSRINQGLWTPDSVRKQNNQVNNGNKNSLVVQAELDFSLKVDNI; the protein is encoded by the coding sequence ATGACTTTATCCCATCTATTTTTTACAGCACTTGGGATTAATCCCAAGGAGATAAAAGAAATTAAAAAATTATCATCTCAAACAGGAATTTCTGTTAATGAACTCAAATATTATGACGAAAATAATATCGTGCCATCAGGACATAATCTAGAAAAAATTTGTAAAATCAAAGAAATTAATCCCCTTTACTTAAAGTTATTCATGGGAATCATTGATCAAGAAACTATTATAGGTATTCAAAATAATGCTGCTCAAATTTATAATCTAATTAAAGATCAGATAGAAGTTACAAAGATTCGTGACATCAAACCTCAATTAAGATTAACAACGGATTATGGTAATCTTTATCAAGGAGATTGTCTAGATTTAATGTTTCACACACAATCAGATAGCGTTGATTTAATCTTTGCCGATCCTCCGTTCAACTTGAGTAAAATTTATCCTTCAAAAATCAATGATCAACTAATAGATAAAGATTATTTGAGTTGGTGTGAAACTTGGCTAAAAGACTGTATTCGTATTCTTAAACCAGGAGGGAGTTTATTTGTTTGGAATTTACCTAAGTGGAATACTCACTTATCATACTTTCTTAATCAATATCTAACTTTTCGTCACTGGATAACAGTTGATATAAAATATTCTTTTCCCATTGCAGGAAGACTATATCCTTCTCATTATTCTCTACTCTATTATTGTAAGGGAGATAAACCTAAAACATTTCATGCAGATAGACTCCCCTTAGAACTTTGTTCTAATTGTTATCAAGAATTGCGAGATTATGGTGGTTATAAACATAAATTAAATCCCCAAGGAATCAATTTAACTGATGTTTGGTATGATATTCCACCTGTAAGACATCACAAATATAAAAACAGACAAGGCGCAAATGAGCTTTCTATAAAACTCCTTGATAGGATTATTGAGATGGCTTCTGATGAAGGAGATACGATTTTTGATCCTTTTGGTGGTGCAGGAACCACTTATATAGTTGCAGAAATGAAACATAGGAAATGGTTAGGGATTGAAATTGGGCCCATTGATGATATTCTAAATCGCTTTGAAAGAATTGATCAAGAAAAAGAATATTTGCAAAAAATTCGAGATAATTATAATTGTCTATTTAATCACAAAAATTTGCAGTCAAGAATCAATCAAGGATTGTGGACTCCTGACTCAGTTAGAAAACAAAATAATCAAGTCAATAATGGAAATAAAAATAGTTTGGTTGTCCAAGCTGAGTTAGATTTTTCTTTAAAAGTTGATAATATATAA
- a CDS encoding helix-turn-helix transcriptional regulator translates to MADHAFGKVLQRLRKSKGLSQEELSLLSGLDRTFISRLEGGQRQPTISTVIKLAEALNVSAASIVAEVEDLINENKSD, encoded by the coding sequence ATGGCAGACCACGCATTCGGTAAAGTTCTTCAACGTCTTAGAAAGTCTAAAGGACTATCACAAGAGGAGCTTTCCTTGCTTAGTGGACTCGATAGAACTTTCATTTCTCGTCTTGAAGGAGGACAAAGACAACCAACTATCTCAACCGTTATTAAATTAGCAGAAGCTTTAAATGTCTCTGCTGCATCTATTGTTGCTGAAGTAGAAGACCTCATTAATGAAAATAAATCGGACTGA
- a CDS encoding restriction endonuclease: MKINRTEFLIRKGKFVDSNEFNQVLQEVYQAINAVCWPPGNDQFILYPEKKGNGVKPIKEGFINALYNYNWQIEERMSIVANTRPGPVDALKILSNHKPFVVEWETGNISSSHRALNKIATVLIDEVIIGGILIIPSRKLYNWLTDRIGNFPEIEPYFPLWRSITVKQGVLAVIEVEHDGTSESVPRILKGTDGRALR, from the coding sequence ATGAAAATAAATCGGACTGAATTTCTTATTAGAAAAGGTAAGTTTGTTGATTCCAATGAATTTAATCAGGTTTTACAAGAGGTTTATCAAGCTATTAATGCAGTTTGTTGGCCACCAGGGAATGACCAGTTTATTCTTTATCCAGAAAAAAAAGGTAATGGTGTCAAACCGATAAAAGAGGGTTTTATCAACGCACTATATAATTATAATTGGCAAATAGAAGAACGGATGAGTATTGTTGCAAATACTCGACCAGGGCCGGTTGATGCACTTAAAATTTTATCTAATCATAAACCTTTTGTTGTTGAGTGGGAAACAGGAAATATATCTTCGAGTCATCGTGCATTAAATAAAATTGCTACTGTATTAATTGATGAGGTAATTATTGGGGGAATCCTCATTATTCCTTCTCGTAAACTATACAATTGGTTAACAGATCGTATTGGGAACTTTCCAGAAATTGAGCCATACTTTCCATTATGGCGTAGTATTACTGTAAAACAGGGAGTTCTGGCTGTTATCGAAGTAGAACATGATGGAACTTCAGAAAGTGTCCCTCGTATTCTTAAAGGTACAGATGGAAGGGCGTTACGTTAA